From one Nocardioides scoriae genomic stretch:
- a CDS encoding DUF6297 family protein, whose protein sequence is MNEPAAEVRELRSQVRHWRRGRADATLSEVLQDAYVALFSTALLGSMVVNVVLNLGRLSDTFCTSRGCGAGRTVLPWATVLAALLAVVVLGRLFGPVYSSPAVSSWLLPSPLDRGALLRPRLLATLAVGGAAGATLTALGFALVSVVGLPLLVLALVGGLLAAATLALLVATQAAGAPGERTAAAGQAVVAAGLVGLLLALALGVVPSLEPVRRLPGWAWPAVVALAVLALAAAGRAVRRLPSMRLTALAPGGSLAPGLSGALANLDLALVHDVVLGHRWRRRATVVPRRGGPSGPLALVHRDLLRLRRSPTSLLRVAAVVVVPWAAAASGAGRLTVVVAVLVGFLVALPLLTGLRVLTRSVAMARSLPFPPALSRAAHLVVPLAVLTAYGLATGPATHVAGGSVRDTVLLGLAIGAGATAAAARWVTGRPPDYSRPLVSTPAGGVPTNLYGSALRGFDIVLLTSLPMLVAPAPTGETLSLLASAAVVGYLVARR, encoded by the coding sequence GTGAACGAGCCGGCCGCGGAGGTCCGCGAGCTCCGCTCCCAGGTGCGCCACTGGCGGCGCGGCCGGGCCGACGCGACGCTGTCGGAGGTGCTGCAGGACGCCTACGTCGCCCTCTTCTCGACGGCGCTGCTCGGCTCGATGGTCGTCAACGTGGTGCTCAACCTGGGCCGCCTGTCCGACACCTTCTGCACCAGCCGGGGCTGCGGTGCCGGACGCACCGTGCTGCCCTGGGCGACGGTGCTGGCCGCGCTGCTGGCGGTCGTCGTGCTGGGTCGCCTGTTCGGCCCGGTCTACAGCTCGCCGGCGGTCTCGTCCTGGCTGCTCCCCTCCCCCCTCGACCGGGGCGCGCTGCTGCGGCCCCGGCTGCTGGCCACCCTCGCGGTGGGCGGCGCGGCCGGGGCGACGCTGACGGCGCTGGGCTTCGCGCTGGTCTCGGTCGTCGGGCTCCCGCTGCTGGTGCTGGCCCTCGTCGGGGGGCTGCTGGCCGCCGCGACCCTGGCGCTGCTGGTCGCGACCCAGGCCGCGGGCGCCCCGGGCGAGCGCACCGCCGCCGCGGGCCAGGCCGTGGTCGCCGCCGGGCTGGTCGGGCTGCTGCTCGCGCTCGCCCTCGGGGTGGTCCCGTCCCTCGAGCCGGTGCGCCGGCTGCCCGGCTGGGCCTGGCCCGCGGTGGTCGCGCTGGCCGTGCTGGCCCTGGCCGCCGCGGGGCGCGCCGTGCGCCGGCTGCCGTCGATGCGGCTGACCGCCCTGGCCCCCGGCGGCAGCCTGGCGCCCGGGCTGTCCGGCGCGCTGGCCAACCTCGACCTGGCCCTGGTGCACGACGTCGTGCTCGGCCACCGCTGGCGTCGCCGCGCCACGGTCGTGCCCCGGCGCGGCGGTCCCAGCGGTCCGCTCGCGCTGGTGCACCGCGACCTGCTGCGGCTGCGGCGCAGCCCGACCTCGCTGCTGCGGGTGGCTGCCGTGGTGGTCGTCCCGTGGGCGGCCGCGGCGTCGGGTGCCGGCCGGCTGACCGTCGTGGTCGCCGTGCTCGTGGGCTTCCTGGTGGCGCTGCCGCTGCTGACCGGGCTGCGGGTGCTGACCCGATCGGTGGCGATGGCGCGGTCGCTGCCGTTCCCGCCGGCCCTGTCGCGGGCGGCCCACCTGGTCGTCCCGCTCGCGGTGCTGACGGCGTACGGCCTGGCGACGGGGCCGGCCACCCACGTGGCCGGCGGCTCCGTGCGCGACACCGTGCTGCTCGGCCTGGCCATCGGCGCCGGCGCCACGGCCGCTGCGGCGCGCTGGGTGACCGGACGGCCGCCCGACTACTCCCGGCCCCTGGTCTCGACGCCGGCCGGGGGCGTGCCGACCAACCTCTACGGCAGCGCGCTGCGCGGCTTCGACATCGTGCTGCTCACCAGCCTGCCGATGCTGGTCGCGCCCGCCCCGACCGGCGAGACGCTGTCGCTGCTCGCCTCGGCGGCGGTGGTCGGCTACCTCGTCGCCCGTCGCTGA
- a CDS encoding helix-turn-helix domain-containing protein, whose product MEPAPRPDPPPAPHGRLPVGTPRQAWGRRPADEAESRALASPLRLRILRLALHEPRTNAELAEALGMHPASVLHHVRTLVDTGFLVAQEVRRGARGSRTRPYLASGKSFYVDTGDHDLRTGGQDLLVTTFLQEVAGLPPGALQTYRLGFRLGPEDLARVRARLHELLEEVAAAPSDPDGEPWSLFVGLHPEPGMSGSAGAQGGAPPTVDP is encoded by the coding sequence ATGGAGCCCGCGCCGCGTCCGGACCCGCCACCCGCGCCCCACGGCCGGCTGCCGGTCGGGACGCCCCGCCAGGCCTGGGGACGACGGCCCGCCGACGAGGCCGAGAGCCGGGCGCTGGCCTCGCCGCTGCGGCTGCGGATCCTGCGCCTGGCGCTGCACGAGCCGCGCACCAACGCCGAGCTCGCCGAGGCGCTGGGGATGCACCCCGCCTCGGTGCTGCACCACGTCCGGACGCTGGTCGACACCGGTTTCCTCGTCGCCCAGGAGGTGCGCCGCGGGGCCCGCGGCTCGCGGACCCGCCCCTACCTCGCCTCGGGCAAGTCGTTCTACGTCGACACAGGCGACCACGACCTGCGGACCGGCGGCCAGGACCTGCTCGTGACGACCTTCCTGCAGGAGGTGGCCGGGCTGCCGCCGGGCGCCCTGCAGACCTACCGGCTGGGGTTCCGGCTGGGGCCCGAGGACCTGGCGCGGGTGCGCGCCCGGCTGCACGAGCTGCTCGAGGAGGTCGCCGCGGCGCCGAGCGACCCCGACGGCGAGCCGTGGAGCCTGTTCGTCGGGCTGCACCCCGAGCCCGGGATGTCCGGTTCTGCGGGCGCGCAGGGTGGTGCACCACCTACCGTCGACCCATGA
- the miaA gene encoding tRNA (adenosine(37)-N6)-dimethylallyltransferase MiaA has protein sequence MTPSAPPPAAPGAGLPVVAVVGATAAGKSDLALDLAERLGGEVVNTDSMQLYRGMDIGTAKLPAAERRGIAHHLLDVLEVTEPASVAEFQGWARAAIADCRSRGVVPVLVGGSALYTRAVLDRFEFPGTDPDVRARLEAELEAEGAQALHRRLAEVDPAAAAQVMASNGRRVVRALEVVEITGRSFTATLPVQAYVDPRSVQVGVDAGRAVLDRRIGARVDAMWEAGLVEEVQRLVGHGLREGRTAGRAIGYRQVLDLLDGELTEAQAREQTVTGTRRFARRQDSWFRKDDRVAWVAHDDPERVDRALDAVAATGALRSR, from the coding sequence GTGACCCCCTCCGCCCCGCCTCCCGCCGCGCCGGGCGCCGGCCTGCCCGTGGTGGCGGTCGTGGGGGCCACGGCGGCGGGCAAGAGCGACCTCGCGCTCGACCTCGCCGAGCGGCTGGGCGGCGAGGTGGTCAACACCGACTCGATGCAGCTCTACCGCGGCATGGACATCGGCACCGCCAAGCTGCCCGCGGCCGAGCGGCGGGGGATCGCCCACCACCTGCTCGACGTGCTCGAGGTGACCGAGCCGGCGAGCGTGGCGGAGTTCCAGGGCTGGGCGCGCGCGGCGATCGCGGACTGCCGCAGCCGGGGCGTGGTGCCGGTGCTGGTCGGCGGCTCGGCGCTCTACACCCGGGCCGTGCTCGACCGGTTCGAGTTCCCGGGCACCGACCCGGACGTCCGGGCGCGGCTCGAGGCCGAGCTCGAGGCCGAGGGGGCGCAGGCGCTGCACCGACGGCTGGCCGAGGTCGACCCCGCCGCGGCGGCCCAGGTGATGGCGAGCAACGGACGTCGCGTCGTGCGCGCGCTGGAGGTCGTGGAGATCACCGGCCGGTCGTTCACCGCCACCCTCCCCGTCCAGGCGTACGTCGACCCGCGCAGCGTCCAGGTCGGGGTCGACGCCGGCCGCGCGGTGCTGGACCGGCGGATCGGGGCCCGGGTGGACGCGATGTGGGAGGCCGGACTGGTCGAGGAGGTGCAGCGGCTGGTGGGCCACGGCCTGCGCGAGGGGCGTACGGCGGGCCGCGCGATCGGCTACCGACAGGTGCTGGACCTGCTCGACGGCGAGCTGACCGAGGCGCAGGCCCGCGAGCAGACGGTGACCGGGACCCGGCGCTTCGCCCGCCGCCAGGACAGCTGGTTCCGCAAGGACGACCGGGTCGCCTGGGTCGCCCACGACGACCCCGAGCGCGTCGACCGGGCGCTGGACGCGGTCGCCGCGACGGGCGCGCTCAGGTCCCGCTGA
- a CDS encoding MFS transporter, with amino-acid sequence MSLTSATRRASLFRQHDFRQLFLADAISQVGTQLSVLALPVLAVKVLGASAFEMGLLATCEFLAFLVIGLPAGAWVDRWRKQRVLVAADVTRALALGSLPLAWWAGVLTLPQMFVVALVVGTATLFFDVTYQSYLPDLVEPDDIGPGNARLQAVQSVAQIGGPGLGGLLIRAVGAPVTVAVDAVSFLGSALFVRRIRHVDTPPPRADRRPLVVEVREGLAFVFSHPLLWRITACTSTSNLFSSMSGALLVLFCLRELDLDEGHIGLAMGLGAAGGLLGALATPTINRVVGEGRTIPLSTLFWLPAGALMPLAGTVIPPMVALTLSSLVLTFVVVVYNVTQVSFRQRLCPRPLLGRMNASIRFLVWGVMPVGAFVGGVLGEAVGVRAVFWISLAGSALSAAIVVFSPLMGMRDLPRELDRLSGT; translated from the coding sequence GTGAGCCTCACGAGCGCGACCCGGCGCGCCAGCCTGTTCCGCCAGCACGACTTCCGCCAGCTCTTCCTCGCCGACGCCATCAGCCAGGTCGGGACCCAGCTGAGCGTGCTGGCACTGCCGGTGCTCGCGGTCAAGGTGCTCGGCGCCAGCGCCTTCGAGATGGGGCTGCTGGCGACCTGCGAGTTCCTGGCGTTCCTCGTGATCGGGCTGCCCGCCGGCGCCTGGGTCGACCGCTGGCGCAAGCAGCGGGTGCTGGTCGCCGCCGACGTCACCCGGGCGCTGGCCCTCGGCTCGCTGCCGCTGGCCTGGTGGGCCGGGGTGCTGACGCTGCCGCAGATGTTCGTGGTCGCGCTGGTGGTCGGCACGGCGACGCTGTTCTTCGACGTGACCTACCAGAGCTACCTGCCCGACCTGGTCGAGCCCGACGACATCGGGCCGGGCAACGCCCGCCTGCAGGCGGTGCAGTCGGTGGCGCAGATCGGCGGGCCCGGCCTCGGCGGTCTGCTCATCCGGGCCGTGGGCGCGCCCGTCACCGTCGCGGTCGACGCGGTGAGCTTCCTCGGCTCCGCGCTGTTCGTGCGGCGCATCCGCCACGTCGACACGCCTCCGCCCCGCGCCGACCGGCGCCCGCTGGTCGTCGAGGTGCGCGAGGGCCTGGCGTTCGTGTTCTCGCACCCGCTGCTGTGGCGGATCACGGCGTGCACCAGCACGAGCAACCTGTTCTCCTCGATGAGCGGCGCCCTGCTCGTGCTGTTCTGCCTGCGCGAGCTCGACCTCGACGAGGGCCACATCGGCCTGGCCATGGGTCTCGGTGCGGCCGGCGGGCTGCTCGGGGCGCTGGCCACGCCCACCATCAACCGGGTCGTCGGCGAGGGCCGCACCATCCCCCTCAGCACGCTGTTCTGGCTGCCGGCCGGGGCGCTGATGCCGCTCGCCGGCACGGTGATCCCGCCGATGGTCGCCCTGACGCTGTCGAGCCTCGTGCTGACCTTCGTCGTGGTCGTCTACAACGTCACCCAGGTCAGCTTCCGCCAGCGGCTGTGCCCGCGGCCGCTCCTGGGCCGGATGAACGCCTCCATCCGGTTCCTCGTCTGGGGCGTGATGCCGGTCGGCGCCTTCGTCGGCGGCGTCCTCGGCGAGGCCGTCGGCGTGCGGGCGGTGTTTTGGATCTCGCTCGCCGGCAGCGCGCTGTCCGCGGCCATCGTGGTGTTCTCCCCGCTCATGGGAATGCGCGACCTGCCACGCGAGCTCGACCGGCTCAGCGGGACCTGA
- a CDS encoding MSMEG_1061 family FMN-dependent PPOX-type flavoprotein, whose amino-acid sequence MTVEHELPVHRPRTSAWTEVADVEELEAIVGVPTPAAAHKGRRRLTDLDVAWLRAAPFCVLATSSAVGECDASPKGDPAGCLVHVIDETTLAIAERPGNRRVDGYRNVLQNPQVGLLFMIPGRGDTLRVNGRARLVSEAPFLDEMVVRGHRPRLALVVEVEELFHHCAKSFLRAGLWDPSTWDPEAVVPRRAVVAHALERPETPVAELDAYYGPAYAERVYD is encoded by the coding sequence ATGACCGTGGAGCACGAGCTGCCCGTCCACCGCCCTCGCACGTCGGCCTGGACCGAGGTCGCCGACGTCGAGGAGCTCGAGGCGATCGTGGGCGTGCCGACCCCGGCCGCGGCCCACAAGGGCCGCCGGCGGCTGACCGACCTCGACGTCGCCTGGCTGCGCGCCGCGCCGTTCTGCGTGCTGGCGACGTCGTCGGCGGTGGGCGAGTGCGACGCCTCGCCGAAGGGCGACCCGGCCGGCTGCCTGGTCCACGTGATCGACGAGACCACCCTCGCGATCGCGGAGCGGCCGGGCAACCGCCGCGTCGACGGCTACCGCAACGTGCTGCAGAACCCCCAGGTCGGGCTGCTGTTCATGATCCCCGGTCGCGGCGACACGCTGCGCGTCAACGGGCGGGCCCGGCTGGTCAGCGAGGCGCCGTTCCTCGACGAGATGGTGGTCCGCGGCCACCGGCCTCGGCTGGCCCTGGTCGTGGAGGTCGAGGAGCTGTTCCACCACTGCGCCAAGTCCTTCCTGCGGGCCGGGCTGTGGGACCCGAGCACCTGGGACCCCGAGGCCGTCGTGCCGCGCCGCGCCGTGGTGGCGCACGCCCTCGAGCGGCCGGAGACCCCGGTCGCCGAGCTCGACGCCTACTACGGCCCGGCGTACGCCGAGCGCGTCTACGACTGA